From Carya illinoinensis cultivar Pawnee chromosome 5, C.illinoinensisPawnee_v1, whole genome shotgun sequence, one genomic window encodes:
- the LOC122309782 gene encoding PXMP2/4 family protein 4-like isoform X3: MSAALRKNAGIHRLFQSHPITHLNGPTRAPVLRTQTSRSRAYFRFPVFPRRTRGYELSPSFFSSPFSSSSSSSVSKVGFVGWYWGMVKSWPVLTKSVTSALIYAAADLSSQTLSLPSTETFDFVRTLRMAGYGMLILGPSLHFWFNFMSKLFPKRDLFSTLKKMVMGQALYGPTMTAVFFSVNACFQGENIAEIVARLKRDLLPTMINGVMYWPVCDFVTFRFTPVHLQV, encoded by the exons ATGAGCGCCGCTCTCCGGAAAAATGCTGGCATTCATCGCCTGTTCCAGAGCCATCCGATCACCCACCTCAACGGCCCAACCCGAGCTCCCGTTTTGAGGACCCAAACGTCGCGGTCTAGAGCTTATTTCCGGTTCCCCGTTTTCCCCAGGCGAACTCGAGGGTACGAGCTCTCCCCATCTTTCTTCTCTTcgcctttctcttcttcttcttcttcttcggtcTCGAAAGTTGGTTTTGTGGGGTGGTACTGGGGGATGGTGAAGTCCTGGCCGGTCTTAACGAAGAGCGTCACCTCCGCGCTTATTTATGCAGCCGCTGACCTGTCGTCTCAG ACACTTTCACTGCCATCTACAGAAACTTTTGATTTTGTGAGGACATTGCGCATGGCTGGATATGGCATGCTAATATTAGGACCATCGCTGCATTTTTGGTTCAACTTCATGTCAAAGCTCTTTCCAAAGCGGGATCTATTCTCTACATTAAAGAAAATGGTCATGGGGCAGGCACTATATGGACCTACAATGACTGCTGTTTTCTTCTCTGTGAATGCATGTTTCCAAG GTGAAAACATTGCAGAGATTGTTGCGCGATTAAAACGAGACTTGCTTCCTACAATGATCAACGGTGTCATGTATTGGCCTGTCTGTGATTTTGTCACATTCAGATTCACTCCTGTCCATTTACAA GTGTGA
- the LOC122309782 gene encoding PXMP2/4 family protein 4-like isoform X2, giving the protein MSAALRKNAGIHRLFQSHPITHLNGPTRAPVLRTQTSRSRAYFRFPVFPRRTRGYELSPSFFSSPFSSSSSSSVSKVGFVGWYWGMVKSWPVLTKSVTSALIYAAADLSSQTLSLPSTETFDFVRTLRMAGYGMLILGPSLHFWFNFMSKLFPKRDLFSTLKKMVMGQALYGPTMTAVFFSVNACFQGENIAEIVARLKRDLLPTMINGVMYWPVCDFVTFRFTPVHLQPLVTNSFSYLWTVYMTYKANLDKVSTPSRLTQ; this is encoded by the exons ATGAGCGCCGCTCTCCGGAAAAATGCTGGCATTCATCGCCTGTTCCAGAGCCATCCGATCACCCACCTCAACGGCCCAACCCGAGCTCCCGTTTTGAGGACCCAAACGTCGCGGTCTAGAGCTTATTTCCGGTTCCCCGTTTTCCCCAGGCGAACTCGAGGGTACGAGCTCTCCCCATCTTTCTTCTCTTcgcctttctcttcttcttcttcttcttcggtcTCGAAAGTTGGTTTTGTGGGGTGGTACTGGGGGATGGTGAAGTCCTGGCCGGTCTTAACGAAGAGCGTCACCTCCGCGCTTATTTATGCAGCCGCTGACCTGTCGTCTCAG ACACTTTCACTGCCATCTACAGAAACTTTTGATTTTGTGAGGACATTGCGCATGGCTGGATATGGCATGCTAATATTAGGACCATCGCTGCATTTTTGGTTCAACTTCATGTCAAAGCTCTTTCCAAAGCGGGATCTATTCTCTACATTAAAGAAAATGGTCATGGGGCAGGCACTATATGGACCTACAATGACTGCTGTTTTCTTCTCTGTGAATGCATGTTTCCAAG GTGAAAACATTGCAGAGATTGTTGCGCGATTAAAACGAGACTTGCTTCCTACAATGATCAACGGTGTCATGTATTGGCCTGTCTGTGATTTTGTCACATTCAGATTCACTCCTGTCCATTTACAA CCATTGGTGACCAATTCGTTTTCATATTTGTGGACCGTTTATATGACATACAAGGCAAACCTAGATAAAGTGAGCACTCCTAGCAGATTGACTCAATAG
- the LOC122309782 gene encoding uncharacterized protein LOC122309782 isoform X1: MASSPVNLKTCHARSNSLPSRPHPAITQLDEHLRRLRASESGSSSSLSICHKLSGLQDVHDSVDKLLQLTLTQRAFVQEHHQKWAEELSDGSLRLLDLCSIAKDALSQTKECTHDLQSIMRRKRGDEMALKNEVRKYFSSRKVIRKAIQKALKGMESMCADKKHESLALVSMLREVEAATLAVFESLLSYLAGAKSKSKSSSWSLVSKLVHPKRVASAVEVIETNELEMLETALHSLDNQKTRKSEYSTHFENVQNFVGRLESSIEDLEERLECLFRLLIKTRVSLLNIFNH; the protein is encoded by the coding sequence ATGGCTTCCTCTCCAGTGAACCTAAAAACTTGCCATGCTCGTTCGAACAGCTTGCCGTCAAGGCCACACCCTGCCATTACTCAACTCGATGAGCATTTGCGTAGATTGAGGGCTTCTGAATCTggctcttcctcttctttatcAATATGCCACAAGCTAAGTGGTCTGCAGGATGTACATGATTCCGTTGATAAGTTACTTCAATTGACACTCACTCAGCGAGCATTCGTCCAAGAGCACCATCAGAAATGGGCCGAGGAGTTATCCGATGGATCTCTCAGGCTCTTGGACTTGTGTAGCATTGCCAAAGACGCCTTGTCACAAACCAAAGAATGTACGCATGATCTTCAATCAATTATGCGCAGAAAGCGAGGAGACGAAATGGCTCTTAAAAATGAGGTCCGGAAATACTTCAGCTCTAGGAAGGTAATCAGAAAGGCAATCCAGAAGGCCTTGAAGGGCATGGAAAGTATGTGCGCTGACAAAAAGCATGAGAGTCTGGCCTTGGTTAGCATGTTGAGAGAGGTAGAAGCAGCCACTCTTGCTGTTTTTGAATCCTTACTGTCCTATCTAGCTGGGGCAAAGTCGAAATCAAAGTCAAGCAGTTGGTCTTTGGTTTCCAAGTTGGTGCACCCAAAGAGAGTAGCATCTGCGGTTGAAGTAATAGAGACAAATGAGCTTGAGATGCTTGAAACCGCTTTGCACTCCCTGGACAACCAAAAGACAAGAAAATCTGAATACAGCACGCATTTCGAGAATGTGCAAAACTTTGTAGGGAGGTTGGAATCAAGTATTGAAGATCTTGAAGAAAGACTTGAGTGCCTGTTTAGGCTCCTAATCAAAACCAGAGTTTCCCTTCTCAACATCTTCAATCACTAG
- the LOC122309781 gene encoding uncharacterized protein LOC122309781, producing MLPDQDNSRIDTLELKALIFRKIGRERAEKYFDQLRRLFTSKISKSQFDKFCFRIIGRENVPLHNSLIKAIIKNACLAKVPPSQGIRKIGSNLSVKIPNGYQRNCLQSIYGDAFPPSPRKGRSPINRDRKFRDRPSPLGPNVKPQSVALDELVCKAQEQQSATELVSLDSRPPVEVASVEDGEEVEQVAGSPGVQSRSPVTAPFGISLNFAGARKSLSNISVSNDYHPESCQNSRELPDTRSLRSRLQRKLDMEGMSVSVDCVNLLNNALDAYLKRLLEPCMSLAGSRCGSDSSRQLNNQFLPGYSGMIPGRFVRRAARTICISMSDFQVSMELDPQILGEDWAIQLEKICLRASEE from the coding sequence ATGTTGCCCGATCAGGACAATTCTCGAATTGATACTTTAGAGCTTAAAGCTCTGATTTTTAGAAAGATAGGGCGTGAAAGAGCTGAGAAATACTTTGATCAGCTTAGAAGATTATTCACTTCCAAGATTAGCAAAAGTCAGTTTGATAAGTTCTGCTTTCGGATTATTGGGAGGGAAAATGTCCCTCTTCACAACAGTCTTATAAAAGCTATTATCAAGAATGCTTGCCTAGCTAAAGTTCCACCTTCACAAGGTATTAGGAAAATTGGAAGTAACCTTAGTGTTAAAATCCCAAATGGATATCAGAGAAATTGTCTTCAATCAATCTATGGGGATGCCTTTCCCCCTTCTCCTCGCAAGGGCAGGTCTCCAATTAATAGGGATCGCAAGTTTCGGGATCGCCCAAGTCCGCTTGGCCCCAATGTGAAACCCCAAAGTGTTGCACTTGATGAATTGGTTTGTAAGGCACAAGAACAGCAAAGTGCAACAGAATTGGTTTCTCTCGATAGCAGACCTCCAGTTGAAGTTGCATCTGTTGAAGATGGAGAGGAGGTTGAACAAGTGGCAGGAAGCCCAGGTGTTCAGAGTAGAAGCCCTGTAACAGCTCCATTTGGTATATCGTTGAATTTTGCTGGAGCTCGTAAGTCTCTGTCTAATATATCTGTATCCAATGATTATCACCCAGAGAGCTGTCAGAACAGTAGGGAGCTACCTGATACGAGATCATTAAGAAGCCGTTTGCAACGGAAGTTGGACATGGAGGGAATGAGTGTCTCAGTGGACTGTGTTAACCTATTGAATAATGCATTGGATGCATATTTAAAGAGATTGCTTGAGCCATGCATGAGTTTAGCTGGGTCAAGGTGTGGAAGTGATAGCTCTAGACAACTAAACAACCAATTCCTACCTGGCTATAGTGGTATGATACCCGGTAGATTTGTGCGAAGAGCTGCAAGAACTATTTGCATTTCCATGTCTGATTTTCAGGTTTCTATGGAATTGGATCCCCAAATACTAGGAGAAGATTGGGCAATACAGCTTGAGAAGATTTGCTTGCGTGCTTCTGAAGAATGA
- the LOC122311276 gene encoding probable polyamine transporter At3g19553 gives MGEEGMVSDAKNTAVKPNPKLTVLPLIALIFYEVSGGPFGVEDSVRAGGGPLLSLLGFLIFPLVWSIPEALVTAELATSFPENGGYVIWISSAFGPFWGFQEGFWKWFSGVMDNALYPVLFLDYLKHSFPIFNRLVARIPALLGITVSLTYLNYRGLHIVGFSAVTLAAFSLFPFLVMGMLSIPRIRPKQWLVVDFKKVDWRGYFNCMFWNLNYWDKASTLAGEVENPSKTFPKALFGAVVLVVLSYLIPLLAGTGATKSAPSEWSDGYFAEVGMLIGGYWLKWWIQAAAAMSNMGLFEAEMSSDAFQLLGMSEIGMLPAIFASRSKYGTPTISILCSATGVIFLSWMSFQEILEFLNFLYAIGMLLEFAAFIKLRIKKPDLHRPYKVPLQTFGVMMLCLPPALMLVLVMCLASAKTFLVSGVVMITGFLLYPALVHAKGRKWTRFDAEQPPSPPNNPVKGHSGVSQLREQVQDETSIGLLSNSSSIERKEESSEILLGEDLKSD, from the exons ATGGGTGAAGAGGGAATGGTAAGTGATGCCAAGAACACTGCAGTGAAACCAAATCCAAAACTAACGGTGCTGCCTCTTATAGCTCTAATCTTTTATGAGGTTTCCGGAGGTCCTTTTGGAGTAGAGGATTCAGTCAGGGCTGGAGGAGGCCCTCTTCTTTCTTTGCTTGGTTTCTTGATATTCCCTTTGGTCTGGAGCATTCCTGAAGCTTTAGTGACGGCTGAGCTTGCCACGAGCTTCCCTGAAAATGGGGGATACGTTATTTGGATATCTTCAGCTTTTGGGCCTTTCTGGGGATTCCAGGAAGGATTCTGGAAATGGTTCAGTGGCGTTATGGACAATGCTCTTTACCCGGTTCTGTTCCTCGATTACTTGAAGCATTCTTTTCCAATCTTCAACCGGTTGGTTGCACGAATTCCAGCTCTATTAGGAATTACCGTTTCATTGACTTATTTGAATTATCGAGGCCTGCACATTGTTGGGTTTTCGGCAGTTACCCTTGCAGCTTTCTCACTTTTCCCATTTCTAGTGATGGGTATGCTTTCAATTCCCCGAATAAGGCCTAAGCAGTGGCTTGTTGTGGATTTTAAGAAGGTGGATTGGAGGGGATATTTCAATtgtatgttttggaatttgaattaTTGGGATAAGGCAAGTACTCTTGCGGGTGAGGTTGAAAATCCGAGCAAGACATTTCCAAAGGCACTTTTTGGGGCTGTGGTTTTGGTGGTTTTATCATATTTGATTCCACTACTTGCTGGAACAGGTGCCACAAAGTCTGCACCTAGTGAGTGGAGTGATGGTTATTTTGCGGAAGTGGGGATGTTGATAGGTGGCTATTGGCTCAAGTGGTGGATCCAAGCAGCTGCTGCAATGTCCAACATGGGGTTGTTTGAAGCAGAAATGAGTAGCGATGCCTTTCAACTCCTTGGGATGAGCGAGATCGGCATGCTTCCAGCTATATTTGCTTCAAG GTCGAAGTATGGGACACCCACAATTAGCATTTTGTGCTCTGCTACTGGAGTTATCTTCCTGTCGTGGATGAGTTTTCAGGAAATCTTGGAATTTCTTAATTTCTTGTATGCCATAGGAATGCTTCTTGAGTTTGCTGCTTTTATAAAATTGAGAATTAAGAAGCCAGATCTTCACAGACCTTACAAAGTTCCTTTGCAAACATTCGGGGTGATGATGCTTTGCTTGCCTCCAGCATTAATGCTTGTTCTTGTTATGTGCTTGGCTTCTGCGAAAACATTCTTGGTCAGTGGTGTGGTGATGATCACAGGGTTTTTACTGTATCCTGCTTTAGTTCATGCAAAGGGTAGGAAATGGACTCGATTTGATGCAGAACAACCTCCATCACCTCCCAATAACCCTGTCAAGGGCCATTCGGGTGTGTCCCAACTGCGTGAACAAGTACAGGATGAGACTTCGATTGGTCTTCTTTCAAACTCGTCATCTattgagagaaaagaagaatCCTCTGAAATCTTGCTGGGAGAAGACTTGAAATCGGATTAG
- the LOC122311880 gene encoding 60S ribosomal protein L38-like, which yields MPKQIHEIKDFLLTARRKDARSVKIKKSKDVFKFKVRCSKYLYTLCVFDSEKANKLKQSLPPGLSVQDV from the exons ATG CCTAAGCAAATCCACGAGATCAAAGACTTCCTTCTCACCGCAAGAAGGAAAGATGCACGCTCtgtgaaaatcaagaaaagcaAAGATGTTTTCAAGTTCAAAGTTCGTTGCTCCAAGTACCTTTACACGCTTTGCGTGTTCGACTCCGAGAAGGCTAACAAGTTGAAGCAGTCTCTCCCTCCCG GTTTGAGCGTGCAAGACGTGTGA
- the LOC122311881 gene encoding 40S ribosomal protein S29: MGHSNVWNSHPKNYGPGSRACRVCGNPHGLIRKYGLMCCRQCFRSNAKEIGFIKYR, from the exons ATGGGGCACTCCAACGTGTGGAATTCTCACCCCAAGAACTACGGCCCTGGCTCCCGCGCCTG TCGGGTTTGCGGGAATCCCCATGGGTTGATCAGGAAGTACGGCCTCATGTGCTGTAGGCAATGCTTCCGTAGCAACGCCAAGGAAATTGGCTTCATTAAG TACCGCTGA
- the LOC122310833 gene encoding QWRF motif-containing protein 2-like translates to MVAAISEAAASTSPKTISQQEEDQQTHLQRPPRLPLEKDNDHKNGLGNHPRRPRGRQVSSRYMSPSPSTSTSTSTSTSTSTTTTTTATSSSSSTSRRLPSPLLSRSSNSTPLSTSLSSSTATKRSQSVDRRRPITSRSMTPIPELKHANGAEVSAATKLLVTSTRSLSVSFQGEAFSLPISKTKAQTPSLSNARKGTPERRKGTPVRGGDQVENSKPMDQHRWPGRTRQANTTISGLNNPFLSRSLDCGNGVFIDKKIVGMGSGKVVRALQNSVVTDWSRRASFDGRLSLDLGNSAELLKDVRKNPDANSANESSVPSDLTASDTDSVSSGSTSGVQDCGGIVAKGRGGGPRGIAVSARIWQETNSRLRRLQDPGSPLSTSPGSRMSVPAKFVPSKKFVSDGPLLSPRTMASPTRGATRPASPSKLWTSSASSPSRGFPSPSRVRNSLTGSLSSNSSSSPSILSFSVDIRRGKMGEDRIVDAHLLRLLYNRYLQWRFVNARADATFMVQKLNAEKNLWNAWVTISELRHTVTLKRIKLLLMKQKLKLASILRAQLNDLEEWSLLDRDHSSSLQGANEALRASTLRLPVIGKAVADIHNLKDALGSAVDVMQAMASSMYSLLSKVEDANTLVSELVKVTAKEQVLLEQCKDFLSTLAAMQVKDCSLRAHTIQLNRVPTTSSLTTRVN, encoded by the exons ATGGTGGCAGCCATTTCTGAAGCAGCTGCTTCCACTAGCCCCAAAACCATTTCCCAACAAGAAGAAGACCAGCAAACCCATCTGCAAAGACCCCCCCGGCTACCGTTGGAGAAAGACAATGATCACAAAAATGGCCTTGGAAATCATCCTAGAAGACCCAGAGGCAGACAAGTCTCTTCCAGGTACATGTCTCCCTCACCTTCTACATCTACTTCAACTTCCACTTCTACTTCCACTTccacaacaacaacaaccacggccacttcttcgtcttcttcaacTTCTAGACGATTACCGTCTCCTTTGCTCTCTCGCTCGTCCAATTCCACCCCTTTATCGACCTCATTGTCCTCTTCCACGGCTACAAAAAGGTCCCAGTCGGTGGACCGGAGGCGACCCATTACGTCTCGGTCCATGACGCCGATCCCCGAATTGAAACACGCCAATGGCGCTGAAGTATCTGCGGCTACTAAGCTTTTGGTCACATCTACTCGGAGTTTATCGGTGTCGTTTCAGGGCGAGGCGTTTTCACTTCCAATTAGCAAGACGAAGGCGCAAACTCCGAGCTTGAGCAATGCGAGGAAGGGTACACCGGAGCGGCGGAAGGGGACCCCCGTTAGAGGAGGAGATCAAGTAGAGAATTCGAAGCCAATGGACCAGCATCGGTGGCCCGGTAGGACCCGACAAGCGAATACGACTATCTCGGGTTTGAATAATCCGTTTTTGTCGAGGAGTTTGGATTGTGGAAATGGTGTTTTTATAGATAAGAAGATAGTTGGAATGGGATCTGGGAAGGTTGTTCGGGCATTGCAGAATTCAGTGGTGACTGATTGGAGTCGGAGGGCCTCGTTTGATGGGAGGTTGAGCTTGGATTTGGGCAATTCAGCTGAGTTATTGAAAGATGTTCGTAAAAACCCGGATGCCAATTCAGCAAATGAATCTTCTGTGCCTTCTGATCTCACTGCATCTGATACTGATAGTGTGTCCTCTGGTAGCACTTCAGGAGTGCAAGATTGTGGTGGGATTGTTGCCAAGGGAAGAGGTGGGGGGCCCCGAGGGATTGCTGTTTCAGCAAGGATTTGGCAGGAGACAAATAGTCGGTTGAGGCGCCTGCAGGATCCAGGGTCGCCGTTGTCAACGAGCCCTGGGTCAAGAATGTCTGTCCCAGCAAAGTTTGTTCCTTCGAAAAAGTTCGTTAGCGATGGTCCATTGTTGTCTCCACGAACAATGGCTTCACCTACTAGAGGAGCTACACGGCCTGCATCACCGAGTAAGCTTTGGACATCTTCAGCTTCGTCCCCTTCAAGGGGGTTTCCTAGTCCTTCTCGGGTCAGGAATTCTCTTACGGGGTCACTGAGTAGTAATTCAAGTAGTTCACCTTCGATTCTTAGTTTCTCTGTTGATATTCGGAGAGGGAAAATGGGGGAAGATCGTATTGTTGATGCACACTTGTTGAGGCTTCTGTATAACCGTTACTTGCAATGGCGGTTTGTGAATGCAAGGGCTGATGCTACTTTCATGGTGCAGAAACTGAATGCTGAG AAAAATCTGTGGAATGCATGGGTGACAATTTCAGAACTACGGCACACTGTCACACTTAAAAGAATCAAGTTACTATTGATGAAGCAAAAACTGAAGCTAGCTTCCATCCTCAGGGCACAA TTGAACGACTTGGAAGAGTGGTCCCTTTTAGATAGAGACCACTCTAGTTCTTTGCAAGGAGCAAATGAAGCTTTGAGGGCCAGTACTCTCCGTCTTCCGGTTATTGGAAAAGCAGTA GCTGATATTCATAACTTAAAGGATGCCTTGGGTTCAGCAGTTGATGTGATGCAGGCAATGGCATCCTCAATGTACTCTCTTTTGTCAAAG